The following DNA comes from Solea senegalensis isolate Sse05_10M linkage group LG10, IFAPA_SoseM_1, whole genome shotgun sequence.
ttcttcatcatcgaTATCATACCTAAGCTCCAGCTGAAGTGAAGCGAAACCACACCAAAGGTGAGTAAACTTTAACACAGTATGTATGAAGCGTtggttaaatttaaaatttaagggggaaaaagaaaCCTGTGTTATCTGTTCTAGTTTATAGGATTTGTTGGCCTGGATAttctaactaaataaatacctAAATATCCAACTAAATAAGAGTACAACATGGCAGACTTTGTTGAAAGGGAACCAACTCCCTGAATACAAActagttttcttcattttcaggtgataataaaacacatttataaatattgCATTCACTGTCTTGTTGATAAATCCCCCAGAGATCctacacaatggacctttaagaCAGCTTAAGTTACTTTAATGACGACTAACTGATGATACTCCCTCACTAATAGTCTCTAATAAGATGTCATCGCAAACTGACGCTTGATAACCTCACAGCTTCACAGAGAGAGCCTCTTTTGTGCGTGCTTACCAAGAACTGTGGCTCCCGGTTTTCACTGGCTGGCGGGAGTCCAGACAATATTTCTAGCAACACCTGTAGACGGCAGAGAGACGTGCGGTTAATCACATGACtctggacaaaaagaaaacctttaTTGCCTCACCGTTTGCCAAGTACCTCGACAGACATCGCAGTGTTTCCACAGCTGCCCTATTAAGACGTACAGTATGAGCCATATGGAAGGTCAGGCAGGTTTTATACAAAGGCTGATCCTGTAAATCATTCAACCACTGTcatgcacaaaataataaacgGGGAAAGAAAAGGGTACGTGAACCCTCTGGAATGACCTAATTTGTTCCAAATATGTGATCTGACCTTCATTACCCTGtggtttcatttaattttctgctcatatactgtatgttgtagatggtgttttataaaaacaggaaatagaaaCTAACCAAGCAGCTGACTAAGTAAGTAATACAAAATGCATTGTATATTTTACATCAACGGCTACAGTCAGTAGTAGGAGATCTTTGCCTCCCAAATGCAGAGCTGTGTTCTATATACAACGCACCTGCAGTTTCTCCTTTCCTGGAATAAAATccctcattgtgtgtgtgtgtgtgcagagaatgTACCACTCCAAAGCTGAAGACATCGGATTTTGGAGTGATCTCTCCTCTGAGGGCCTCAGGTGCCATGTATGCTCGGGTCCCCACGACCCTCTCTGTCATCACGGTTGTCGACGTGCGTTTAGCCGACGCTCTCGTCAACCCAAAATCGGAGATCTTCGCCACAAATCTTTCATCTAGCAAAATATTTGCActaacagggaaaaaaagagagagagagagattatgaCTACTCCCCTTTGACTACATCGACAACATATTATTAGTTTTATCCAAGTCTCTGTATGCACCTTTTAACATCTCTGTGGACGTGATGGTTGCTGTGCAGATACTCCAAGCCTCTTGATGTCCCTTCAGCAATCAAGCATCTCTGTTGCCACGACAGTGGAGGACTATAGTCCTACAAGGACAAAAGACGGAACAAACTGAACCCTCTGTAGGACATTTCAACCACTAGAGAGAAGTGAGTGTTTTGTGGGTGGTGATTACCAAACAGGCTAGTCGGTCCAGCAAAGAACCATTGGCCATAAAGGCATAAACCAAACATGGGTACTGTCCGTCACATGAAAATCCAACCATGTCAACCAAATTCTCATGTTTCAACCTGTGGAACAAAACATTCTCATCAAATACATTCATCCTAACGTAACATTAACCGAGACGACgaaataatttaacattttaggaaacgtttttagtttttaaacttACAATTTCAGAGTTTGGATCTCTTGGTGGAACTGAACTTGCAGCTCATCAGGTGAAATGTCATCCACCTAAATGACATAACGTGTCGTGATTCCCGATATCTAAAATTGGTCAATTGGGAGCTCGGTGTGAAATATTTAGTCCTTACTGGATTGAGCTTTTTCACAGCGACAGGTTTATCATTCAGGAGGCCTTTGTACACGATGCCAAAGCCTCCCTCTCCGAGTCTGCTGCCACCGTCTGACATGGGCCGGTCATCAAAGTTGCCAGTAATCTCCATCAGCTCATTGTACAAGAAACTGGAGAAACCTAATGAGGGACACACATAAAACTGCCATGCTCAGTTTAGTTGTAAAGGCCTCACTGCTGCCATCTTTTGACCAAATTATGTTAAACCACAAGGTTCAAAAAGATGCAGCATCATTTTTTCGGCATCTGTTTACtaactgacattatttttttgactTGTATCTCCTCGGTTTTAAGAGTTAAGTACTTTTTAGTGTCCTTTTTTTAGGCAAAATATCTGAAAACCTCTTCCACCACTGCTTGTCTAACCAATGGTAATAGTATTAATAGTAGCAAAGGTTTAATCCAAACCAAAGGTTGTGTAAGTGGAGGCTTTTAACAGATTATGACAGTTAGTTTGTGCCTCTGCCATGCAGATCATCTTGTACTTGTAAAAGTCACATACCAGATATTATGTCAACACAACGTTTGTAAAACAGCGATAAACCCTGATATGAATTTGCATCCACCTTCATCTGCTGGTTTGCTTCCCTCCTTTTGAGTTTGTGGCGGCAGAACATGGCTGAGAGGTGGcagctgtgtgtctctctctacCAGTAGTCTGGTTGGAAGTTCAGT
Coding sequences within:
- the irak4 gene encoding interleukin-1 receptor-associated kinase 4 isoform X2, whose amino-acid sequence is MFCRHKLKRREANQQMKFYVCPSLGFSSFLYNELMEITGNFDDRPMSDGGSRLGEGGFGIVYKGLLNDKPVAVKKLNPVDDISPDELQVQFHQEIQTLKLLKHENLVDMVGFSCDGQYPCLVYAFMANGSLLDRLACLDYSPPLSWQQRCLIAEGTSRGLEYLHSNHHVHRDVKSANILLDERFVAKISDFGLTRASAKRTSTTVMTERVVGTRAYMAPEALRGEITPKSDVFSFGVVLLEILSGLPPASENREPQFLLELRYDIDDEEEELTLEDIIDKKMSDWELNQVKIVYTLACSCLHEMKNKRPVITQILSKVEGVVKSISLDLQA
- the irak4 gene encoding interleukin-1 receptor-associated kinase 4 isoform X1, whose translation is MSNSVTSATYIRNISFSLRRKLSDFLDPQHRWKEVCMSIRKPSGEIRYTQLHVRRFEDLVAQGRSPTDELLNDWGTTNSTVGDLVDILRSHKLLAAASLLLPVEEPPSVQIVSPSPADTELPTRLLVERDTQLPPLSHVLPPQTQKEGSKPADEGFSSFLYNELMEITGNFDDRPMSDGGSRLGEGGFGIVYKGLLNDKPVAVKKLNPVDDISPDELQVQFHQEIQTLKLLKHENLVDMVGFSCDGQYPCLVYAFMANGSLLDRLACLDYSPPLSWQQRCLIAEGTSRGLEYLHSNHHVHRDVKSANILLDERFVAKISDFGLTRASAKRTSTTVMTERVVGTRAYMAPEALRGEITPKSDVFSFGVVLLEILSGLPPASENREPQFLLELRYDIDDEEEELTLEDIIDKKMSDWELNQVKIVYTLACSCLHEMKNKRPVITQILSKVEGVVKSISLDLQA